One Polypterus senegalus isolate Bchr_013 chromosome 10, ASM1683550v1, whole genome shotgun sequence DNA segment encodes these proteins:
- the phf5a gene encoding PHD finger-like domain-containing protein 5A: MAKHHPDLIFCRKQAGVAIGRLCEKCDGKCVICDSYVRPCTLVRICDECNYGSYQGRCVICGGPGVSDAYYCKECTIQEKDRDGCPKIVNLGSSKTDLFYERKKYGFKKR; this comes from the exons ATGGCCAAGCATCATCCGGATCTGATTTTTTGCCGAAAACAAGCAGGAGTCG ccATTGGAAGACTGTGTGAAAAGT gtgatGGCAAATGCGTGATCTGTGATTCCTATGTGCGCCCCTGCACACTGGTGCGAATCTGTGATGAATGCAACTACGGCTCCTACCAGGGTCGCTGTGTGATCTGTGGAGGTCCAGGAGTCTCTGATGCCTACTACTGCAAGGAGTGTACCATCCAGGAAAAAGAT AGGGATGGCTGCCCTAAGATTGTTAACCTAGGAAGTTCCAAAACAGATCTTTTCTACGAGAGAAAGAAGTATGGATTTAAAAAAAGGTGA